Proteins encoded together in one Paenibacillus sp. J23TS9 window:
- a CDS encoding carbohydrate ABC transporter permease, with amino-acid sequence MKSKKTSQLLQQLVFVGPSALFFLVIVIFPFLLGVYYSFTNWNGVSRHAGWVGFRNYIHIFSADPAFLHSFWFTVKFTVLGVVLTNVLGFMLAYLLTRPLFTRNALRTVFFVPHVIGGLLLGFIWQFIFVKGFAAMGQATGFSFFNLPWLGTESTAFWAIVIVFVWQNAGYLMVIYISSLNNVPRNLTEAAQIDGASKGQVLRKITIPMVMPAVTVCLFLAISWSFKLFDLNLSLTKGGPFKATESVALNIYNEAFNISRFGMGSAKAIIFFIIVAIISIIQVRTTKSREVEI; translated from the coding sequence TTGAAATCCAAAAAGACCTCTCAGCTGCTGCAGCAGCTGGTTTTTGTCGGACCTTCCGCTTTGTTTTTTCTTGTCATTGTTATCTTCCCATTTTTACTGGGCGTATATTACTCCTTCACCAATTGGAACGGCGTATCCCGGCATGCGGGATGGGTGGGCTTCCGCAATTACATTCATATTTTCAGCGCCGATCCGGCTTTTCTGCATTCCTTTTGGTTTACGGTGAAATTCACCGTGCTCGGAGTCGTGCTGACGAATGTTCTTGGCTTTATGCTGGCATATCTGCTGACACGTCCGCTTTTTACCCGAAACGCGCTGCGCACCGTGTTTTTTGTGCCTCATGTCATCGGCGGGCTGCTGCTCGGTTTTATATGGCAGTTCATATTCGTGAAAGGGTTTGCAGCCATGGGACAGGCTACGGGCTTCTCCTTTTTCAATCTGCCTTGGTTAGGAACGGAGTCGACCGCGTTCTGGGCTATCGTCATTGTATTTGTGTGGCAGAATGCAGGTTATCTCATGGTGATTTACATTTCCTCGCTGAATAATGTTCCGAGAAATTTGACCGAGGCTGCCCAGATCGATGGTGCTTCCAAAGGACAGGTTTTACGTAAAATTACGATACCGATGGTGATGCCGGCGGTAACCGTATGCCTGTTTCTCGCTATCTCCTGGTCCTTCAAGCTGTTTGATCTCAACCTGTCGTTGACCAAAGGCGGCCCGTTTAAGGCGACAGAATCGGTAGCACTGAATATTTACAATGAAGCCTTCAACATCAGCCGCTTTGGCATGGGCTCGGCGAAGGCCATTATATTCTTCATCATCGTTGCGATCATCTCGATTATCCAGGTGCGTACCACCAAGAGCCGGGAGGTGGAGATCTGA
- a CDS encoding oxidoreductase, giving the protein MRTNRYNESGVRKIGLHALVLGATGLVGGEVVQELLRSEAYEEVRVLSRRPLGIQHPKLLETIIDLEQLEENAEHFFGVRDVFCCLGTTIRKAGSQVKFRKVDLEYPLRAAKISRQQGVKQFLAVSAMGADPSSRVFYNCVKGEAEQVISSVGLPGVHLFRPSLLLGDRKEFRLGEKAGALVMKGLDPLMRGRASKYRAIPAATLARAMVTIAITSTAGTHVYPNDVIHVLGTDTADSTYIH; this is encoded by the coding sequence ATGAGGACAAACAGGTACAATGAAAGCGGGGTGAGGAAGATCGGACTTCATGCGTTAGTGCTTGGTGCCACGGGTCTTGTTGGCGGGGAAGTCGTTCAGGAGCTTCTACGCAGCGAAGCTTATGAAGAGGTAAGGGTGCTGTCGAGACGTCCGCTGGGTATCCAGCATCCGAAGCTGCTTGAAACCATCATTGACCTGGAACAGCTGGAGGAGAATGCGGAGCATTTCTTTGGGGTAAGAGACGTTTTCTGCTGCCTTGGCACCACCATCCGGAAGGCCGGATCACAGGTGAAGTTCCGCAAGGTGGACCTGGAATATCCTCTGCGTGCCGCAAAAATATCCAGGCAGCAGGGAGTGAAGCAGTTTCTTGCCGTCTCAGCAATGGGGGCGGACCCATCATCCCGTGTTTTCTATAATTGCGTCAAAGGGGAGGCCGAGCAGGTCATATCCTCTGTAGGACTCCCGGGAGTACATTTGTTTCGCCCCTCACTGCTGCTCGGAGACCGGAAGGAGTTTCGGCTCGGTGAAAAGGCAGGTGCTCTGGTCATGAAAGGTCTTGATCCGCTCATGCGGGGCAGGGCATCAAAATATCGGGCAATTCCCGCCGCGACACTTGCCCGCGCCATGGTGACCATTGCTATAACAAGCACGGCGGGAACCCATGTGTACCCGAATGATGTTATACATGTGCTCGGCACGGATACGGCGGATTCAACATACATACATTAA
- a CDS encoding response regulator, protein MTKVLIADDEKHVREAIKLLADWDGHGVTEILEASDGQSAVDMIMEESPQIVMTDMRMPRMDGTKLLEWIKSNRPAVKTIVISGYDDFELVRHTIRNGGLDYILKPVDPDALNDALGKAVEAIRLETLQDSLSARKNMELNRMKPHYADKLLTDLISSHGSKDELARQLSDEFGLPERIDSCSSAVISTAQLDQELLDKFQHMRQLLYFTLTNICNEVLLSGQKGIAFHHLGNPEEIVLLIWDETMPLQVTLEEIRSGVDLTLHRQIHIGAGPRQPFPLGAAGSYQQAHQALWQRNASEFSGWLHTNASQPQKPLRLASHEESFRMAALSGNMERISAAVDNWMDQVHKLGRVTPAELEQWNSEWDWMLKQWMDRDSDPASPGPDKDALLELPQSLPMDPQGRISYPLWKAQYEGRLTAASRILTQQHSRENHIIHDIARYLENHYAEDISLQDMAARFFLSREYISRRFKQEFGVNISDFLAGVRIDKAKLLLLNPQLRITQVAEMVGYQDEKYFSKVFKKQEGRTPNEYRKEQSSR, encoded by the coding sequence ATGACAAAGGTATTAATTGCAGATGATGAAAAGCATGTAAGAGAAGCCATTAAATTGCTTGCGGATTGGGATGGCCATGGCGTCACCGAGATCCTCGAGGCAAGCGATGGACAGTCCGCCGTGGATATGATTATGGAGGAGTCCCCCCAAATTGTGATGACCGACATGCGTATGCCGCGCATGGACGGGACCAAGCTGCTGGAATGGATAAAAAGCAACCGCCCTGCGGTTAAAACCATCGTGATCAGCGGGTATGATGATTTTGAGCTGGTGCGCCACACTATACGCAACGGTGGTCTTGATTATATTCTTAAGCCGGTCGATCCCGATGCGCTGAACGACGCGCTTGGCAAGGCTGTCGAGGCCATCCGCCTAGAGACGCTTCAAGACTCCCTGAGTGCCCGCAAAAACATGGAGCTGAACCGGATGAAACCCCATTATGCCGACAAGCTTCTGACGGATCTCATCAGCAGTCACGGCAGTAAGGACGAGCTTGCGCGGCAGCTAAGTGATGAATTTGGTTTGCCGGAGAGGATTGATAGCTGCAGCAGTGCTGTGATCAGTACTGCGCAGCTGGATCAGGAGCTGCTCGATAAATTCCAGCATATGCGGCAGCTGCTTTATTTTACGCTCACCAATATCTGCAATGAAGTGCTGCTGTCAGGGCAAAAAGGGATCGCCTTTCACCATCTGGGAAACCCGGAAGAGATCGTGCTGCTGATATGGGATGAGACGATGCCGCTGCAAGTGACGCTCGAGGAAATACGCAGCGGCGTTGATTTAACGCTGCACCGCCAGATTCATATTGGCGCCGGACCGCGGCAGCCTTTTCCTTTGGGCGCAGCCGGGTCCTATCAGCAAGCGCATCAGGCGCTCTGGCAGCGGAATGCGAGCGAGTTCTCGGGCTGGCTTCACACCAACGCCTCGCAGCCGCAAAAACCGCTGCGGTTGGCCTCCCACGAGGAAAGCTTCCGTATGGCTGCTCTCAGCGGCAATATGGAGAGAATCAGCGCCGCGGTGGACAACTGGATGGATCAAGTCCATAAGCTGGGCAGAGTAACACCCGCAGAGCTGGAGCAGTGGAACTCGGAATGGGATTGGATGCTGAAGCAGTGGATGGACCGGGATTCCGATCCGGCAAGCCCCGGGCCCGACAAGGACGCCTTGCTCGAGCTTCCGCAGTCACTCCCTATGGATCCGCAGGGGAGAATTTCCTACCCACTGTGGAAAGCCCAGTATGAGGGTAGATTGACGGCGGCCAGCCGGATCCTGACCCAGCAGCATTCCCGGGAAAATCACATCATTCATGATATCGCCCGCTATCTGGAGAACCATTATGCCGAGGATATTTCGCTGCAGGACATGGCTGCCCGCTTTTTCCTCAGCCGTGAATATATTTCCCGCCGCTTCAAGCAGGAGTTTGGCGTGAATATCTCCGACTTCCTTGCCGGCGTGCGCATCGATAAGGCCAAGCTGCTGCTGCTTAATCCGCAGCTTCGCATTACCCAGGTCGCTGAAATGGTCGGATACCAGGACGAGAAGTATTTCAGCAAGGTATTCAAAAAACAGGAAGGCCGCACCCCCAATGAATACCGGAAGGAGCAGTCTTCCCGTTAA
- a CDS encoding RidA family protein, with protein MSKKVISTTSAPGAIGPYSQAVQIGDFIFTSGQLGLNPETGEFGSGVQEQARLALSNVKAILEAAGSSLDQVVKTTVFLKDMNDFAAVNEIYASFFSEPYPARSAVEVARLPKDGLVEIETIASLK; from the coding sequence ATGAGTAAAAAAGTGATTTCAACAACATCTGCGCCAGGAGCGATTGGACCATACAGCCAGGCGGTTCAAATTGGAGATTTTATATTTACATCAGGACAGCTCGGATTGAATCCGGAAACCGGTGAATTTGGCAGCGGCGTGCAGGAGCAGGCACGGTTGGCGCTTAGCAACGTAAAGGCTATTCTTGAAGCTGCAGGCAGCAGCCTGGATCAAGTCGTGAAGACGACCGTATTCCTGAAGGACATGAACGACTTCGCAGCCGTTAACGAAATTTATGCTTCGTTCTTCTCCGAGCCCTACCCTGCCCGCAGCGCCGTAGAGGTAGCACGCCTGCCGAAGGACGGATTGGTGGAAATCGAAACGATTGCGTCTTTGAAATAA
- a CDS encoding ABC transporter substrate-binding protein, translating to MKKGKHIRTGAAWARLTTWVALITLLAGCGSGNSSGTKTVHIFQFKVEISDTLKEMKAEYEKTHPGVKLDIQTVGGGSDYGASLRAKFAASKEPDIFNIGGYNELEMWQEYLEDLSGEPWVKDVKDIAKDPMTKDGKLYGQPMNLEGYGFIYNKDLFKKAGITERPVTLSGLEEAAKKLKAAGVIPFANGYQENFVLGNHNINVAFADQKDPGAFIKGLTDQTGKFSSNKIVSAWSNLLDLTLKYGNPNPLTTDYNTQVTMFASGKAAMMQQGNWTQVQIDGINPKLDLGILPMPINDDPALGDKLYVGVPNNWVVNKNSPVKKEAKEFLNWLVTSDTGKNYITSKFKFIPAFKSIKGTDKDLGQLGMEVQKYTDAGKTLTWNWFRFPNGMSPEFAAAIQAYIGGKVTKEGMYDQFQQNWDNLSFR from the coding sequence ATGAAAAAAGGCAAGCATATACGTACTGGAGCTGCATGGGCCCGCCTGACTACATGGGTGGCGCTGATTACCCTTTTGGCCGGTTGCGGCAGCGGAAACAGCAGCGGGACGAAAACCGTGCATATTTTCCAGTTCAAGGTTGAAATTTCAGATACGCTCAAGGAGATGAAAGCGGAATATGAGAAGACCCATCCCGGCGTCAAGCTGGATATCCAGACCGTCGGCGGCGGCAGTGATTATGGAGCCTCGCTCCGGGCAAAGTTTGCAGCATCGAAGGAGCCTGATATTTTCAACATCGGTGGATATAACGAGCTTGAGATGTGGCAGGAATACTTGGAGGATCTTTCGGGTGAGCCTTGGGTGAAGGATGTTAAAGATATTGCCAAGGACCCGATGACAAAGGATGGCAAGCTGTACGGGCAGCCAATGAATTTGGAAGGGTACGGATTTATATATAACAAGGATTTATTCAAAAAAGCAGGGATCACGGAGCGTCCAGTGACGCTGAGCGGGCTGGAGGAAGCAGCGAAAAAGCTGAAGGCAGCAGGCGTTATTCCGTTTGCAAACGGCTATCAGGAAAACTTTGTTCTGGGCAACCATAATATCAATGTGGCTTTCGCGGATCAGAAGGACCCGGGAGCATTCATTAAGGGATTAACGGATCAAACCGGAAAATTTTCCTCGAACAAGATTGTCTCGGCATGGTCCAATCTGCTGGATCTGACATTGAAATACGGCAATCCCAATCCGCTGACAACCGATTACAATACACAGGTTACGATGTTCGCCAGCGGCAAGGCAGCGATGATGCAGCAGGGCAACTGGACGCAGGTGCAGATTGACGGCATTAACCCGAAGCTGGACCTGGGTATTCTGCCGATGCCGATTAATGATGATCCGGCACTTGGAGACAAGCTATACGTGGGTGTGCCGAACAACTGGGTCGTTAACAAAAATTCACCGGTCAAAAAGGAAGCCAAGGAGTTCCTGAACTGGCTGGTTACCTCAGATACAGGTAAAAATTATATTACCAGCAAGTTCAAGTTTATTCCGGCTTTCAAGAGCATCAAGGGTACTGATAAGGATCTGGGTCAGCTTGGGATGGAGGTGCAGAAATATACCGATGCCGGCAAGACGCTGACATGGAACTGGTTCCGTTTTCCCAATGGGATGTCTCCAGAGTTCGCCGCAGCCATTCAGGCTTATATCGGAGGCAAAGTCACCAAGGAAGGCATGTATGATCAGTTTCAGCAGAACTGGGACAATTTAAGCTTCCGCTGA
- a CDS encoding sensor histidine kinase: MKFRSIRSRLIQFMLLATTIPLLLSISITYIHTKETIKEQSLEENKHLIFQGKTNLNNYLDNINKASLVVYTDTNFLRNLRKIPDDYRAVAEVFTLLQNIQSTINGIERIYLHATQSGQSTLVTPATFPKREFRSEPYVSTRPYEKYTTAVEPTHKSHDYGFPPSPTSYSERDVFTFHRTITNIPSEKVLGVLAIDVRLDAVAAICEQLFNKNNEQLLVVDENGNIIYSGRDEQIGQKLTDEVLLEHIHQNLTSGSFENGGAMHVFEKMQTPYTEWTIIKRIPNATLYERATQLTQINAAIAVIALLIIVFGTLFISVRITEPIKRLTSYMNRIQSGQLDVDIDWNSRDETGIMFARFRQMMDTINNLILREYRLELANKTNQLKALQAQINPHFLYNTLQSIGTLALQNNVPRIYALLSSLAKIMRYSMNNNDALVTLREEAEHVRLYLDLQKERFSDQLEFSIQLEPETLRVPMPKMILQPLVENYFKHGLDSQGNQGRLDITSRMKPHGVLEIVIENNGESIPPDELKQLTWQLERQQTGVQAEWTDEDGIGLHNVLMRLQLYTEHESALHIDNIKPQGVRITVEIHTEAKHTEENNE; this comes from the coding sequence ATGAAATTCCGCAGTATTCGCTCGCGGCTGATCCAGTTCATGCTTCTGGCTACGACCATACCGCTTCTCCTTTCCATCAGCATTACCTATATTCATACCAAGGAAACGATTAAGGAACAGTCGCTCGAAGAGAACAAGCATCTGATATTCCAGGGGAAGACCAATCTGAACAACTACCTGGACAATATCAACAAGGCTTCACTCGTAGTGTATACAGACACGAATTTCTTGCGGAACCTGCGCAAAATTCCCGATGACTACCGGGCCGTGGCTGAGGTATTTACCCTGCTGCAAAATATCCAAAGCACGATTAACGGGATTGAACGGATCTATCTGCATGCAACCCAGTCAGGCCAATCCACGCTGGTAACGCCTGCTACTTTTCCAAAGAGAGAGTTTCGAAGCGAGCCTTATGTAAGCACCCGTCCTTATGAAAAATATACAACGGCTGTTGAGCCGACCCATAAAAGCCATGATTATGGTTTCCCCCCGTCTCCAACCTCTTATTCCGAGCGGGATGTGTTCACGTTCCACCGGACGATTACCAATATCCCTTCGGAAAAGGTACTCGGGGTGCTGGCGATCGATGTCAGACTCGATGCGGTTGCTGCAATTTGCGAGCAGCTGTTTAATAAGAATAATGAGCAGCTTCTCGTCGTCGATGAGAATGGCAACATTATTTATTCAGGCAGAGACGAGCAGATCGGTCAAAAGCTGACGGATGAGGTCTTGCTTGAACACATTCATCAGAACCTGACCAGCGGTTCTTTTGAAAATGGCGGAGCCATGCATGTATTCGAAAAGATGCAAACACCCTATACGGAATGGACCATCATTAAAAGAATTCCTAACGCAACGCTGTACGAGCGTGCGACTCAGCTGACCCAGATCAATGCGGCCATCGCCGTCATTGCCCTGCTCATTATCGTATTCGGTACGCTGTTCATCTCCGTGCGCATTACCGAACCGATCAAGCGTCTGACCAGCTATATGAACCGAATTCAATCCGGCCAGCTGGACGTCGATATCGACTGGAACAGCCGTGATGAAACAGGTATCATGTTTGCGCGGTTCAGGCAGATGATGGACACTATCAATAATCTGATCTTGCGGGAATACCGCCTGGAGCTAGCCAACAAGACCAATCAGCTAAAGGCTCTGCAGGCGCAGATCAATCCGCATTTTCTGTATAATACGCTGCAGTCGATCGGAACACTGGCATTGCAAAATAATGTGCCCCGGATCTACGCCCTGCTCTCTTCGCTCGCCAAAATCATGCGCTACAGCATGAATAATAACGATGCGCTGGTAACCCTCAGGGAAGAAGCCGAGCATGTAAGACTATATCTCGATTTGCAAAAGGAACGATTCAGCGACCAGCTGGAGTTTTCAATCCAACTGGAGCCGGAAACCCTGCGTGTACCCATGCCGAAAATGATCCTGCAGCCACTCGTGGAAAATTACTTTAAGCATGGCCTCGACAGCCAGGGCAACCAGGGCAGACTGGATATCACCAGCCGGATGAAGCCGCATGGGGTTCTGGAGATCGTGATCGAAAATAATGGAGAATCCATTCCGCCGGATGAGCTGAAGCAGCTGACCTGGCAGCTGGAGCGTCAGCAAACCGGAGTTCAAGCTGAATGGACGGATGAAGACGGAATCGGGCTTCACAATGTACTCATGCGTCTGCAGCTCTACACCGAGCATGAATCAGCGCTGCATATAGATAATATAAAGCCGCAAGGCGTTCGAATAACCGTAGAAATTCACACCGAAGCGAAGCATACAGAGGAGAATAACGAATGA
- a CDS encoding tryptophan-rich sensory protein — MLRSNPYKWWNLLGFIAVIIVNTLANTTVLNGLSTGEISDKYPTLITPAGYAFMIWGLIYLLLLGFIIYQFRRTTESRESVQRIGPWFVLSCIFNVAWLLLWQYLYIELSVVVMVLLLLSLIMIYVRTRRIHYPTPGEMWLVKLPFSLYFGWISVATIVNVGVALKKNDWDGFGLSDTAWAVIMLLVGALLAILVSYPYRDSIYPLVFVWAYIAIGINQKDTAENVFIAAFILAAILLIYAIYLFFARNRDRD, encoded by the coding sequence TTGCTGAGGAGTAATCCGTACAAATGGTGGAATCTGCTGGGTTTCATCGCTGTCATTATCGTGAACACACTTGCGAATACAACCGTCTTGAACGGGCTTAGCACCGGTGAGATATCGGACAAGTACCCCACCCTCATCACACCGGCGGGCTACGCGTTTATGATCTGGGGACTGATCTATCTGCTGTTGCTCGGATTTATCATTTATCAGTTCCGGAGAACAACGGAATCCCGTGAATCGGTGCAAAGAATTGGTCCTTGGTTTGTACTGAGCTGCATTTTTAACGTTGCATGGCTCCTGCTGTGGCAGTATCTCTATATCGAGTTGTCGGTCGTTGTCATGGTGCTGCTCCTGCTATCACTCATCATGATATATGTCCGCACGCGCCGGATTCATTATCCTACGCCGGGCGAAATGTGGCTCGTGAAGCTGCCGTTCAGTTTGTATTTCGGCTGGATCAGCGTAGCTACGATCGTCAACGTTGGAGTTGCGCTGAAGAAGAATGATTGGGATGGCTTTGGTCTGAGCGATACGGCCTGGGCGGTCATCATGCTGTTGGTCGGCGCGCTGTTGGCGATTCTCGTCAGCTATCCGTATCGGGATAGCATTTATCCGTTGGTTTTTGTCTGGGCGTATATCGCGATAGGCATCAATCAGAAGGATACGGCGGAAAATGTGTTTATTGCGGCGTTCATTCTGGCGGCGATTTTGCTGATTTATGCGATTTATTTGTTTTTTGCGCGGAATCGGGATCGGGATTAA
- a CDS encoding carbohydrate ABC transporter permease encodes MKRKKSSGLLQQLVFVGPSTIFFTIIIVIPFILGLYYSFTNWNGVSGQVTWVGIDNFKQILTKDPDFGKAFWFTVRFTVVGIILTNLLGFFLAYLLTKPLKTRNVLRTIFFMPNVIGGLLLGFIWQFIFIKGFSAVGDATGWSFFNLPWLGDATTGFWGIIIVFVWQTAGYLMVIYISSINNIPKDIIEAAEIDGASKMQILKSVIVPLVMPAVTVCLFLAISWSFKMFDLNLSLTKGGPFRSTESVALNIYNEAFQNNRYGLGTAKAIIFFVVVAIITSLQVKLTKSKEVES; translated from the coding sequence ATGAAACGCAAAAAATCATCCGGGCTGCTCCAGCAGCTGGTATTTGTGGGCCCGTCCACAATCTTTTTTACCATTATCATTGTGATTCCGTTCATTCTGGGGCTATATTATTCCTTTACGAATTGGAACGGTGTATCCGGTCAAGTAACCTGGGTCGGCATCGACAATTTCAAACAAATATTAACCAAAGATCCCGATTTTGGGAAGGCCTTCTGGTTTACGGTAAGATTTACGGTCGTCGGCATTATTTTAACCAATTTACTCGGATTTTTCCTTGCCTATTTATTGACCAAGCCTTTGAAAACGCGGAACGTACTGCGTACGATCTTTTTTATGCCCAACGTCATTGGCGGCCTGCTGCTCGGTTTCATCTGGCAGTTCATTTTCATTAAAGGCTTCTCTGCGGTAGGCGATGCTACCGGCTGGTCCTTCTTTAACCTGCCTTGGCTCGGTGATGCGACCACAGGTTTCTGGGGCATCATTATCGTATTTGTATGGCAAACGGCTGGTTACCTGATGGTTATTTACATTTCATCGATCAACAACATTCCGAAAGATATCATTGAAGCAGCTGAAATCGACGGAGCAAGCAAGATGCAAATCCTGAAATCGGTCATTGTACCGCTTGTCATGCCGGCTGTAACCGTTTGTCTGTTCCTGGCAATCTCCTGGTCCTTTAAAATGTTCGATTTGAACTTGTCCCTGACCAAAGGCGGACCGTTCCGCTCGACGGAGTCGGTGGCGCTGAACATTTACAATGAAGCATTCCAGAACAACCGTTACGGGCTGGGTACTGCAAAAGCAATTATCTTCTTCGTTGTCGTTGCAATCATTACCAGTCTGCAGGTTAAATTAACGAAAAGCAAGGAGGTTGAATCCTGA
- a CDS encoding carbohydrate ABC transporter permease: METTRRRGKWFAAEIIMILFALVFLVPFYFLLVNSVKSFGDILTNAAGWPKSFLWGNYAEAWKLTVFPKVFWNSLVVAVVSNVLLALISSMAAYRMVRRNTLFNRLLFGAFVSAMVIPFQSIMIPLVKVVSTLGLMDSRTGLIICYLGFGAPLSVFLFHGFVKTVPKEIEEAGRVDGCSTYGIFFKIVLPLMQPIAVTVIILNALWIWNDYLMPYLILQNPDLQTIPIATYSFFGQFTKQWDLALPALVLGILPIVIFFLAMQKYIIEGISQGSVKG, from the coding sequence ATGGAGACGACTCGCCGCCGCGGCAAATGGTTTGCCGCTGAGATCATTATGATTTTGTTTGCGCTGGTATTCTTGGTGCCTTTTTATTTTCTGCTCGTCAATTCGGTGAAATCCTTTGGCGACATCCTGACGAATGCTGCCGGATGGCCCAAGAGCTTTTTGTGGGGGAACTATGCCGAAGCGTGGAAACTGACCGTGTTTCCAAAGGTATTCTGGAATTCGCTCGTGGTAGCGGTGGTAAGCAATGTGCTGCTTGCACTCATCAGTTCCATGGCGGCTTACCGTATGGTGCGGCGGAATACGCTGTTTAACCGCCTTTTATTCGGCGCATTTGTATCCGCTATGGTCATTCCGTTCCAGTCCATTATGATTCCCCTCGTTAAAGTGGTAAGCACGCTGGGCCTGATGGATTCACGGACGGGACTCATTATTTGCTATCTCGGATTCGGGGCGCCGCTGTCGGTATTTCTGTTCCATGGATTCGTGAAAACAGTTCCGAAAGAGATTGAAGAAGCGGGCCGGGTGGATGGCTGTTCTACCTACGGCATTTTCTTTAAAATCGTACTTCCTCTCATGCAGCCGATTGCTGTAACGGTGATCATCCTGAATGCGCTGTGGATCTGGAATGACTATCTGATGCCTTACCTGATTTTACAGAACCCTGATTTGCAGACGATCCCGATCGCAACGTATTCGTTTTTCGGCCAGTTTACAAAGCAGTGGGATCTGGCGCTGCCGGCCCTTGTGCTGGGCATTCTGCCGATCGTGATCTTCTTTTTGGCGATGCAGAAATACATCATTGAGGGGATTTCCCAGGGCTCGGTTAAAGGGTAA
- a CDS encoding carbohydrate ABC transporter permease: MEVSKKYRLGTLATEIIMVLLALVFLIPFYFLFVNSVKTFSDLLTNSASWPKSFEWHNYARAWEITNFPKAFTNSLIVTVISNAVLSMFSAMAAYRMVRHNSRFNRFLFAIFVAAMVIPFQSIMIPLVKVMSSLSLMNSIPGLIIAYLGFGVPLSVFLFHGFVKSIPLEIEEAARVDGTSIYGTFFRIVLPLMKPMFVTVIILNTLWIWNDYLLPSLVLQSADLRTIPIATFAFFGQFTKQWDLALPALVLGILPVIIFFLAMQKYIVEGITQGAVKG; encoded by the coding sequence ATGGAAGTATCAAAAAAATACCGCCTCGGCACGCTCGCAACTGAGATTATTATGGTGTTGCTGGCGCTGGTCTTCCTGATTCCGTTCTACTTCCTGTTTGTGAATTCCGTCAAAACCTTCAGCGATTTGCTGACCAATTCGGCCAGCTGGCCGAAGAGCTTTGAGTGGCATAACTATGCGAGGGCTTGGGAAATCACGAATTTCCCGAAAGCATTTACGAATTCGCTGATCGTCACGGTCATCAGCAACGCGGTGCTTTCCATGTTCAGTGCGATGGCGGCATACCGCATGGTCCGTCACAACAGCCGCTTTAACCGTTTTCTGTTTGCGATCTTCGTGGCTGCAATGGTTATCCCGTTCCAGTCCATCATGATTCCACTCGTTAAGGTCATGAGCTCACTGAGCCTCATGAACAGCATTCCGGGTTTGATCATCGCCTATCTGGGCTTCGGTGTTCCGCTCAGCGTGTTCCTGTTCCATGGTTTTGTAAAAAGCATTCCGCTAGAGATCGAAGAGGCTGCGCGCGTTGACGGTACCAGCATTTACGGAACGTTCTTCCGCATTGTATTGCCTTTGATGAAACCGATGTTTGTTACCGTTATTATTCTGAACACGCTGTGGATCTGGAATGACTATCTGCTTCCTTCCTTGGTGCTGCAAAGCGCAGATCTCCGGACCATACCGATTGCGACCTTTGCATTCTTCGGGCAGTTTACGAAGCAGTGGGATCTGGCGCTCCCGGCACTGGTTCTGGGCATTCTGCCGGTCATCATCTTCTTCCTGGCGATGCAAAAATATATCGTTGAAGGCATCACACAAGGCGCTGTAAAGGGCTGA